GAGGCCCCGGGCCGCTGGGTCGCCTTCACCGGCTACGCGGGCGGCGCGCTGCCCACGATGGCCATCGAGGCCGCCGAGGGGCAGGCGCTCCTGGCCCGGCTGAAGACGGGGCCGGGCAGGAGTCCGCCGAACGGGCCGAACGGACCACGCTCGCCTACGGCGTGACCGTACGGCGCCGCCCAGGACCACAGCCTGCGGTTCGGCACCGCGCCCGCGGTCCACCGCCGGCCCGGCGATCCCGGCTCGGCGCAAGTCCCGCCGCGCGTACGAGAACCGCGTTGACCTCTGTACCGATGTTCCCCAAGGCCGATTTCGTGCGTTCGGCGTTTTCCGCCCGTGCGGGGGGCCGAGAATGGGGACATGAGTCAGCAGGGCGCGGACGACTGGTGGCAGAAGCTCTACGAGGATCCGGACGCCGGGCCGGAAGCCGACCCGGGGGACACCCTGGACAACCGGTTCCGCTCGGCGGCGGGGGTGACGGCGGACCCGGCCGTACCCGCGTCACCGCCTCCGCCGGAGCGGGAGTGGGAGTGGGGGCCGGAGCAGGCGCCGGAGCGGGGGCCGCTGCCGGGCCCGCGACCGGCTGTGGCCCCGGACGCGGGCCTGCCCGCCCGGCCGCCGGTGGCGGACGCGTTCCGGCGGGACGGCGGCCCACCGGGGCCGGTTCCGATGCGGGACGCCGGGCCCGGCGACCCGGGCCGGACACAGCCGCTGCTTCCGGGCCCGCGCCCGGCTCCGGAGCCACCGCCCGCGCCGGAAGTGCCGTCGCCCCGCGAGCGGTACGTCCCGCCGCCGCCCCCGCCGGTGCTTCCGGGCCCGCGCCCGGCCCCGGAGTCCCCGCCCGAAGCGGAACTGCCGTCACCCGCCGAGCGGTACGCCCCGCCACCCCCGCCTCCGCCTACTGCCTCGGCCCCGCCTCCGCCCGGTGCCCCGCCACAGCCTTCGCCTACGGCCTCGGCGCAGCCTTGGGCGCCGGCTCCGCCCGCACCTTTGGCCCCGTCTTCGGCACCGGCATCAGCCCCGCATGCGGCCTCGACTCCGCCGGCGCCCCCGGCTCCGCCTTCCACTGGGCCTGCGGCCTCGGCCGCGCCTTCGTCTGCGGCCCCGCCCTCGGCCTCGTCACGGCCTTCCCCCGATGCTTCGGCCCCGCCTTGGGGCTCGGCACAGCCTTCGGCGCCGGCGCAGCCGCCGGCACCGCCTCCACCCTCGGCGCCGGCACCGCCTGTGCTACCGCTTCCGCTTCCGCCACCGCCGCCTGCGTCTGCGGCTTCACCCACGGCCTTGCCACGGCCTTCGCCTGAGGCCTCGGCCCCGCCTTGGGGCTCGGGACAGCCTGCGGCCTCGGGCCCGCCTTCGTCTGCGGCCCCGCCTGCGTCAGCGGCCTCGGCCCCGCCTACGCCCCCGGGCCCGCCCGCGCCCCCGACGTCGCCCTCGGCCCCGGTGGGTGTCGGCGCGCCGCGGGATCCTCGTGCGGGCGGGGCCACCGGGTACGCGCTCGGGGGTGTCGAGGTGCCGCCGGTGGCCGGGCCCGAGCTGCCGGCCCGGCGTGCGCAGGCGCCGCGCCGGGAGGACCGGACCGAGGAGGTGCCGCAGCCCGCGCCCGTACCCGTACCCGTACCCGCAGCGGACGCCCCGGCGGAGCGGCGGCCCGAGGTGCACCACCTCGGCGACCGCGCCCCCACCTACGCCGCCGAACCGGGCGCGCTCCCGCCCGCCGACCCGGCCGCCCTCGACGGGCTGACCCCGGACACCGTGCTGGAGGGGGCCCGCTACGGCACGTACACCCTGCGCGCCGCCTCCCTGCGCGGGGACTCCGCCCGCTTCCGCGGCGAGGCCCGCCGGGACTTCCTGCTCACCGCCCGCTTCGGCGGCGGCGACGACGCCCTGGTCCTGGTGGCCCTGGCCGGCGGGGACCGGGCCGCGCCCGGGGCCGCGCAGGCCGCCGCCGAGCTGTGCCGCACGGTCGCCGCGGCCGTCGGGCGGAGCCAGAGCCGCCTCGCCGAGGACATCCGCGCCGGGCGCCGCGACGCCCTGCGCTCGGGCCTCCAGCGGCTCACCGACCGGGGCTACGGCCGGCTCCGGGCCCGGGCCGCCGAACTGGGGCTCGCCGAGGCGGCGTACACGGCCGGGCTGCGCGGGCTGCTGCTCCCCGTGGACCCGGAGTGCCGCACGAGGGTCTGCTTCGGCGCCGGCGCGGGCGGGCTGTTCCGCCTCCGTTCGGGCCAGTGGCAGGACCTGGAACCCGCCGGGCAGGCCGAGGACACCGAGGGTGG
Above is a genomic segment from Streptomyces sp. NBC_01233 containing:
- a CDS encoding protein phosphatase 2C domain-containing protein; translation: MAGPELPARRAQAPRREDRTEEVPQPAPVPVPVPAADAPAERRPEVHHLGDRAPTYAAEPGALPPADPAALDGLTPDTVLEGARYGTYTLRAASLRGDSARFRGEARRDFLLTARFGGGDDALVLVALAGGDRAAPGAAQAAAELCRTVAAAVGRSQSRLAEDIRAGRRDALRSGLQRLTDRGYGRLRARAAELGLAEAAYTAGLRGLLLPVDPECRTRVCFGAGAGGLFRLRSGQWQDLEPAGQAEDTEGGFRFRAAVARPGDTLLLCSGGLAEPMREEAALTAELAARWSEAEPPGLAAFLADTQLRLKGYADDRTAAAVWEA